In Helianthus annuus cultivar XRQ/B chromosome 3, HanXRQr2.0-SUNRISE, whole genome shotgun sequence, a single window of DNA contains:
- the LOC110928896 gene encoding replication protein A 70 kDa DNA-binding subunit C: protein MPTVQHNASLRIGKRARFVPLSDTNIPTQYFNFANYEEIKSRSESMKLLTDFIGRVKKHWPSTTRTNKRLRKIDMEDDRENPIQITLWPEKCDLIGNETIPGDILAITSTLVTDFQGSKQLESTNATTIVVNPTFPEIQHHVDRLKASLAGKTIQPIENTVTVQELKNISANKTVNVPQSRFTCHAQIKEIYASRKWYYVQCSLCTKKLYQEKSDSIHFVCEDDNNPQPKYMYCVNASIIDATRSLMWYSSTTS, encoded by the exons ATGCCAACCGTACAGCACAACGCATCCCTCAGAATTGGAAAAAGAGCAAGATTTGTTCCCTTATCCGACACCAACATACCGACCCAGTACTTTAACTTCGCTAATTACGAGGAAATCAAAAGTCGATCAGAGTCAATGAAGTTACTTACAG ACTTCATAGGTCGAGTCAAAAAGCACTGGCCGAGTACCACAAGAACAAACAAAAGGCTACGAAAGATTGACATGGAAGATGACAG AGAAAATCCAATTCAGATCACTTTATGGCCAGAAAAATGCGACCTCATCGGGAATGAGACAATACCTGGCGATATTCTGGCAATCACATCAACCTTAGTCACTGACTTCCAAG GTTCTAAACAGTTGGAATCAACAAATGCAACAACCATTGTTGTCAATCCAACATTCCCAGAGATACAACATCATGTCGACAG GCTGAAAGCATCACTAGCAGGAAAGACAATACAACCCATAGAGAACACAGTGACAGTCCAAGAGCTTAAAAACATATCAGCAAACAAAACTGTCAAC GTGCCACAGTCCCGCTTCACCTGTCATGCACAGATAAAAGAGATCTATGCATCCCGTAAATGGTACTATGTCCAGTGCTCTTTGTGTACAAAGAAGTTGTACCAAGAAAAAAGTGATTCAATCCACTTTGTATGTGAGGATGATAACAACCCACAACCAAAGTACAT GTACTGTGTAAACGCATCGATCATTGATGCAACTCGTTCACTGATGTGGTATTCTTCAACAACGTCATGA
- the LOC110928895 gene encoding probable protein phosphatase 2C 59, which translates to MNGWPFIGEEEQIQKSKCQPFDLAPQIDISFLNPINHILSDFWDQISTSIGATIFTPIHLNPVADSSQNRNMGYLDSITSAIPGQSNGDSPDSGGGVSEDSKFSYGFASSPGKRSSMEDFYEARIDCVDGEMIGLFGVFDGHGGARAAEYVKHHLFNTLIKHPKFISDTKAAISDAYSHTDTEFLKSENNQNRDAGSTASTAILVGDRLLVANVGDSRAVISRGGKAFAVSRDHKPDQSDERQRIEDAGGFVMWAGTWRVGGVLAVSRAFGDKLLKQYVVADPEIQEEKVDNSLEFLILASDGLWDVVTNDEAVAMVKPIESPEDASKRLVQEASERGSADNITVVVVRFLENEASGSTSH; encoded by the exons ATGAATGGTTGGCCTTTTATAGGAGAAGAGGAGCAAATACAAAAGTCAAAATGTCAACCTTTTGACCTAGCTCCACAAATAGATATTTCTTTCTTGAATCCAATCAATCATATTCTCTCCGATTTTTGGGATCAGATCTCAACATCGATAGGCGCAACCAT ATTCACGCCGATTCATCTTAACCCTGTTGCAGATTCATCTCAAAACAG GAATATGGGCTATCTGGATTCGATAACGTCTGCGATCCCGGGTCAATCTAATGGTGATTCCCcggacagtggtggtggtgtgaGCGAAGACTCAAAGTTTAGCTATGGGTTTGCAAGCTCTCCCGGAAAGAGATCTTCGATGGAGGATTTTTATGAAGCGAGAATCGATTGTGTAGATGGTGAAATGATTGGTTTGTTTGGAGTGTTTGATGGTCATGGCGGTGCTCGCGCTGCGGAATATGTGAAGCATCATCTTTTTAATACTCTGATTAAGCATCCGAAGTTTATATCGGATACGAAAGCAGCTATATCTGATGCGTACAGTCATACGGACACGGAGTTTCTGAAATCAGAGAACAATCAGAACCGAGATGCTGGATCAACTGCTTCGACAGCTATTCTAGTTGGCGACCGTTTGTTGGTGGCAAACGTTGGTGACTCACGCGCTGTTATCTCCAGGGGTGGTAAAGCGTTTGCTGTTTCTCGTGACCATAAGCCGGATCAAAGTGATGAACGACAGAGGATTGAGGATGCTGGCGGGTTTGTGATGTGGGCTGGAACGTGGAGAGTTGGTGGCGTTCTTGCTGTTTCTCGTGCGTTTGGTGATAAGTTGTTGAAGCAGTATGTGGTGGCTGACCCAGAGATTCAAGAGGAGAAAGTTGATAACTCGCTGGAGTTTTTGATCCTTGCTAGTGACGGTCTGTGGGATGTTGTGACGAATGATGAAGCAGTTGCGATGGTGAAACCGATTGAGAGCCCAGAAGATGCGTCAAAAAGGCTGGTGCAGGAAGCTTCTGAGAGAGGTAGTGCTGATAATATTACGGTAGTGGTTGTTCGTTTCTTGGAGAATGAAGCTAGTGGCTCGACTTCCCATTGA
- the LOC110928898 gene encoding disease resistance protein RPS2, producing MDEEVVAAAVLPKAAETVWDSIQRITEASICMNDNHSRFEAKMQTLCAVRDDLKDRTLKYKSTKNRTMEDWFHRVMAVEKVVKELESRFTEKQQTSTWIHLLPRSKLSKQMATMCLEIGELVTEGHQLGDTLVHKVAERVVKVTAPDISYIPTLQGVLDKILLDLSNEDLKAVRVIGMLGAGKTTILQNLNNHEKVASMYERVIWVTVSGEENNKENLSIEMLQHVIAERLIMDTEDATDAYKVARSINKELADVKYLLLLDDVKAELDLELIGIPEGAKGSKIVMTTKYRNVRLPSCSSIEVKKLSQSESWNMFHRLLSLPNDVKGKPQLERMAHKAVSLCGGHPLMIKMAARIFKSIENHELSEISWSDGLQTLRRWPEKGNNEPMKDLLKFCCDHLDQEHKPCFLYSALYPEDTEISTEGLLECWDAESFLKGSDDAKIGGRNILRRLQNLILLEEGATGKYVRMHKLIRAAALNLLSEDRKDRYLVKTSELQQKLNGVIPKRQCVDLWTDKEWISLANNSLDNLPDAPRSTQLSTLFVQKYSKHKKISDSFFQHMPSLLVLDLYMTEIMTLPSSIRRLSSLKVLYLNGCNVLKELPGFIGQLKSLEVLDIRGSGVGKLPNQILGLTRMRRLLVSFTMSTQDNYDVLFKLSGLEELIIDVDSEMEEWCNTLIEDVVEKVSTLPKLISFQFCLNNMVIDVIQVVDDTVKIYVPNERHLRSFLETRKDFETRSFQVYIGCFMSCGPEIPEFYRYDRYLKYHYGRGENDAINIILCKVDAFELINHNDIEYLSSNVIENMDYVQGCLIQSCNNMTTIVGGYHTQNKSLLPNLERLDAIHMPKLERIWEGHVQPGSLSKLKTLVLCNCPVMTMVFCNAIVQQLRELQHLEVQDCCRVEEIVMCSQDVSSCAFPKLRALILCNMPSLRKISTRVAWTSLETLKIQDCPTLKELPFDMSSAMGLQSIEVDKDWWDDLQWSNSNVKERLARCCFFRQPT from the exons ATGGATGAGGAAGTTGTTGCTGCAGCAGTACTTCCAAAAGCAGCTGAAACAGTATGGGATTCTATCCAACGAATCACCGAGGCTTCAATCTGTATGAATGATAACCATTCACGCTTCGAGGCAAAAATGCAGACCCTGTGTGCAGTAAGGGATGATCTGAAGGATAGAACCTTAAAATACAAGTCAACAAAAAACCGAACCATGGAGGACTGGTTTCACAGGGTGATGGCGGTTGAAAAGGTTGTGAAAGAACTTGAAAGCAGGTTCACAGAGAAGCAACAAACCTCAACATGGATTCATTTACTTCCCCGGTCGAAGCTCAGCAAACAAATGGCAACCATGTGCTTAGAAATTGGTGAACTTGTGACGGAAGGACATCAATTGGGGGATACTTTGGTCCACAAAGTTGCTGAGCGCGTAGTGAAGGTGACAGCCCCGGATATATCGTATATTCCAACACTCCAGGGCGTTTTGGACAAAATACTGTTGGATCTATCAAATGAAGATCTTAAAGCAGTAAGGGTGATAGGAATGTTGGGGGCAGGGAAAACAACTATATTGCAGAATTTGAATAACCATGAAAAAGTTGCTAGTATGTATGAAAGAGTAATCTGGGTGACGGTTTCAGGTGAGGAAAATAACAAGGAGAATTTGAGCATAGAGATGCTGCAACATGTGATAGCCGAAAGACTAATAATGGACACCGAAGATGCTACAGATGCTTACAAAGTCGCCAGAAGTATAAATAAAGAACTAGCAGATGTAAAGTATCTGCTTCTACTAGATGATGTCAAGGCAGAACTTGATTTAGAATTGATAGGTATTCCTGAAGGAGCCAAAGGCAGTAAAATAGTCATGACAACAAAATATCGAAATGTTCGGCTTCCTTCATGTTCCAGTATTGAAGTGAAGAAGTTATCTCAAAGCGAGTCATGGAACATGTTCCATAGGCTATTATCTCTCCCCAATGATGTTAAAGGTAAGCCACAGCTTGAACGCATGGCTCACAAAGCTGTTTCTTTGTGTGGTGGTCATCCATTGATGATAAAAATGGCAGCACGTATCTTCAAGTCGATAGAAAACCATGAACTCAGTGAGATAAGTTGGAGTGACGGGTTACAAACGTTAAGAAGGTGGCCAGAAAAAGGAAATAATGAGCCCATGAAAGACTTGCTTAAGTTCTGTTGTGATCACTTGGATCAAGAACATAAGCCATGTTTTCTTTACAGTGCATTGTATCCAGAAGACACTGAAATTTCCACAGAGGGCTTATTGGAATGCTGGGACGCTGAAAGTTTTCTTAAGGGAAGTGATGATGCAAAAATTGGTGGACGCAATATATTGCGTCGCCTCCAAAATTTAATTTTACTTGAGGAAGGTGCAACTGGGAAATATGTAAGGATGCATAAGTTGATACGCGCAGCAGCATTAAATCTATTGTCGGAAGACAGGAAAGATAGATATCTGGTGAAAACGAGTGAATTGCAGCAAAAACTCAATGGCGTTATTCCAAAGCGCCAGTGTGTTGATTTGTGGACGGATAAGGAATGGATCTCTTTGGCCAACAATTCACTTGATAACTTACCTGATGCGCCCCGTTCAACTCAGCTTTCCACACTCTTTGTCCAGAAATATTCAAAACATAAGAAGATTTCTGATTCATTCTTTCAACACATGCCAAGCCTTTTGGTTTTAGATCTTTACATGACAGAGATCATGACACTACCATCATCGATAAGGAGGCTATCAAGTCTTAAAGTTCTTTATCTGAATGGTTGCAATGTGTTGAAAGAGCTTCCTGGTTTTATAGGACAACTTAAGTCTCTTGAAGTGCTTGATATCCGTGGCAGTGGAGTTGGTAAATTACCAAATCAGATTTTAGGCCTAACTCGAATGAGGCGTTTGTTAGTATCCTTTACCATGTCAACACAAGACAACTATGATGTGCTTTTTAAATTATCAGGACTTGAAGAGTTGATCATTGATGTGGATtcagaaatggaagaatggtgtaATACTTTGATTGAAGATGTAGTTGAAAAAGTCAGCACACTACCTAAGCTGATTTCTTTCCAGTTTTGTCTTAACAACATGGTTATAGATGTGATACAGGTTGTTGATGACACTGTGAAGATCTATGTACCCAATGAAAGACATCTTAGAAGTTTTCTTGAAACAAGGAAAGATTTTGAAACACGTTCGTTTCAGGTTTACATTGGATGTTTCATGTCTTGTGGCCCTGAAATCCCTGAATTCTACCGTTATGATAGGTACCTAAAGTATCATTATGGGAGGGGAGAAAATGATGCCATCAATATAATACTTTGCAAAGTAGATGCATTTGAGTTGATCAACCACAATGACATTGAGTACCTATCTAGCAATGTCATCGAAAACATGGATTATGTTCAAGGTTGTCTAATTCAAAGTTGCAACAACATGACAACAATTGTCGGCGGTTATCACACACAAAACAAATCATTATTGCCTAATTTGGAAAGGTTGGATGCAATTCACATGCCTAAACTGGAAAGAATATGGGAGGGCCATGTGCAACCGGGAAGCCTATCCAAACTGAAGACTTTGGTTCTATGTAACTGTCCAGTGATGACTATGGTATTTTGCAATGCTATAGTTCAGCAACTTCGAGAACTCCAACATCTAGAAGTTCAAGACTGTTGTAGGGTTGAAGAGATTGTTATGTGTTCTCAGGATGTTAGCTCATGCGCTTTCCCAAAACTAAGAGCACTGATTCTTTGTAATATGCCAAGTTTAAGAAAGATAAGCACCAGAGTAGCTTGGACTTCATTGGAGACCTTAAAGATACAAGATTGTCCCACACTAAAAGAATTGCCCTTTGATATGAGCAGTGCAATGGGGCTTCAGAGCATTGAAGTGGATAAAGATTGGTGGGACGATTTGCAATGGTCAAATTCTAATGTCAAAGAACGCCTTGCTCGTTGCTGCTTTTTCAG GCAGCCGACATAG